TGTATTGATAACAAACgctttaaaacaatatctgCGAaggtatacatttttatttaaaaacatacctAAGATAAAGTTGATACAATACACTTGTAGATTAAATTCTAGTCTAAAAAATTATCGTCAGCAGCATATATGAATATGTTCTAACCAAAAGGACTCGGAGCCTACACAAACTAAAGGTGACTAGACATCAACCATGCtggtccagtgcgggttggttgacttcacatatgtatatctttgaatttcttctcagatatgtgcaggttgcacgatgttttccttcattttaagaacgtaaataaatttacgtaTGTAAGtcgaaaatctaaaaacacatcAGTCCATGGCGAGGATCGAACTTAGACGTGTAGAGTCCGGTGTGGTCAAGCACTTAACAACTGCGCTACCAACGCTGTAATCCAAATAACTGTAGAAAACATTATGCGACTTAATGTAGGTCACTAAGAGGCATCACGCATCGCATATCAAATGCAACAACGAAATCATATTCGTTTTACCTTCAAGTTGTTGAAACGGGAACAAGGTCGGTTGTTAATGAAACTAAAAACGTTCGCTTTGTCTACTTAATTGATCATAAGTAATATGAAACGATCATTTTGTACACATGATTAtagatcattaaaaatatttataactagctgtcgcccgcaactccgtccgcgtggaattaaaaaaaacataataagtagactgtgatctacatctatgccaaatttcatcgagatctattGAGaggttctggagataccttcaaacaaacatccatccatccatctatcctaacatttataatattaagtaagaagGAAGATTGTATCTGTCAATTCAAAGTGGACAATAGTAGAAGTACCTACACCTCCTCTTAAATCCATTTTGATAATCTATTTAgtatcatcatctccttgaccttgttccacttacgtagggtcggtgcaccaggtttctgtcctccaaatcaatctgtctgccgtcatctccattgtcacctcCTTCTTGATCCTTTCACGAAATTCaaccatctcttcctaggcctacctctaccgatgtacctccacactcatacttaacgttctttttgccacatgcgattcttccttcctcataacatgcccataccatgttaaccttttacttcaaaattttaggaataaatctatttagtaacaaatacttataaaaaattttaaaacttgtaataagtatacaaaaattataataagtctttgtaattttgaaaatcgTAAAAGGTCTTGAAAACTGCATAACTAAAAATCTACTGGCAATAGACAAAAATCCTATGACATtgtattgttatctttttatacatttaagataattttttacacgTTACCAATTAGGGATCAAACTTATAAGATAAATTCAGAAAATCTAGTCGGCTCTCGGTGTGCTCCCAGCCTATATTGGGCTAGCGGCACGCGCCTGTTCCACAGCGGCTAGTCCGGAGGGCGATACTTCGTACAGTGTCGTGTGCAAGTGTAgccagaaatatttttaatccaaaCAAATATCCGGACGctcttcaaaataaataatgtccGCCGTTTCGGGTTAAGGAGAATGCACAATGACTGCGTACAagaaaagttaatattttctcACATTTTACTGGTttacttgataaataaataaggcgcaaataaattaattataatgatttattattttgtatttacttttaaatgttaacctgaaaataaaaattataacatgaaacttaatttttaaaaattttacgttGCATCAAAATTGCATGATCGATACGAGTCTCGACTgagttaaaattaagattttaataactattttatacattaatataagTAGGTTACGATGTtagaaaatagatttttattcaacatccttatttaatagttttggGAAAAATACCTAGAATTATCAATCGTATGTGTATACttctttatttgatataaaaatcaacGTTGACCAGAGCCGGATCACTTAGGACAAAAAGAGAGCGTGTTTACACTAGACGCCGCGAAACGGACAGTATAATATGGGTGACTGTTTATGTGGTCAAGATGTAGGCAGACAGCGGAATACATCTAagaagctatttttttaaaataattatgttatctCAGTGGTCGTATTTCATTAGGACACGAATGCTACAAGCTATGTTCAAATGACGAGATGTTGTGCGAGATAAGCTTTTTAACTACTcacgtaaataatattttaaatgcctATCGCATTGCCtgatacatttaaaatcttattaatattgtaaatgcaaaaatttgtatgtatggatggttggatgtttgttacaaggtatctccagttCGGTacaacggatttcgatgaaaatttgcatagatatataacatagtcatattttttaataccgatcggacggagtcgcgggcgaaagctagtgtaacataataagtatatCAGTTTGACaaacaagttaattttttttaattctttatttaaagaaaatcattGAATTTATACAACTTGGACCACACGATAAAAAATAGTGTTTACACCGGCCGAGCGAAGAACGATAGTCGAGTAATTGTAACTGTTTCCAGGGAACGGGAATAATCGGGAACGTTTATAAGGTGCGATACGACATCAAACAGAATCGAGAGAGAACGACCCGACAGACATTCGCGCAGTTTATTATGAAAGTGGTGGGGAATCTTTGGTTTGTTATAAGCGTGCTTGGAAAATATATGATGTTGCAATCCCGTcgaaatataactaaaatacgttttaaaattttgctttaAGCGGAAAACGATATCTGCCATATGGTTTAGGATTTTCTACAACttgtgtacaaaaataatcacatATGTAAGATGAGAAAGACATTCCTTATGGTAACAAAaactcaaataaatataatctaccaattattaaaatttgaagacGATATTTTCTTATTGCAATTATTCCATTCATAGACGGCACAAAAGGTTTTGATACTTAAAGTTATTCTTTATGCGACTTTTCTGTCAACAGTCTTGTTTATGTCATCCTTCACGCAATCCATTTATCCCTAATTAAGATGacatttcgtaaaaaaaacctttgacatgttactaattaattatttctactAAATTTCTCTTAATTAAGTGTAGATTAATTCATAACAGTagattcttttaatttttatttacacttatCTTAGAGCTAAGGTTTGATAAAAGCCACAGCTCTTCAATcttctttacaataaaatcTGTTACTTACATTCTCACACATAGACTGACGTAGATCAAAGTTGATTTCTTATAAATACCACGtccatattcttactaatgttaataattagttcaaaagaaatatattggCATACTAGACCGGTACTCTATCGAAGGTGTATTTTTTACTGAAGCGACACAATACAAGACCCTTCAGTTACCATATCAACTGATGTTCGTAATTTTAGCAAATTAGGATTACGATAACCTCTTTGAATTCTTAACATGATTATTTGATAGTTCCTTACTTGTACCTATGTTGAAAgtaattggtttttttttgaagataatttttacgaGTATCTTGTTACATATTGATATATAGATTTCTTGTTCTTGTATAGAAACAAGGAAAATCTACCTTTATTTACATTGAGTCCGATTCAGAAATTCCGAAAACTTTCGTATTGGTATAAATAATGTGTCCAATTCGATTACTGCAGAAATTAACGGATTTATGTTTCAcactattgttatatttttaaagagcatagaaattttttaaagtgtagATACACAAAACTTTAATAGCTAACAAACGGTTAAGAATCACATTCCTTTTAAAGATAGTAGTCAATGTACGTTTACTGTGGTTAcattaaaacacttttgtgtagaaaaaaaaaacaaaatgaagtGATGCGTACAAGTGGAGTGGTTACTCTTTGTTGCGGTAACATTTGTTTGCGGTTTTAggctttttaaaatgtttacttttgtCATAAACGATGCGTATAAATGAATCAAACGCAATATAAATCCGACCGAACTTGAGGTTGTAAGGTTGAGGCCATATggataataatttactttgatttaGAAGAAAAACGTTTCCAAATGCGGTtgtttaaatgtgtttttgaaCGTTTTAatgttagtttaaattttagagTGTTTTCAaagaacattttcaaatagacTATATTTCAAATAGATTCACGacgtttaaaacaattgtttttaacgCACAAACAGAATTGAAGAATTCGAAACTTGTATTCgtcaaaatagcgaagtgactgTAGCCTACacacatctgcaaatgcaaaTGCGTTCCCTACCTTTAGTCGACATAGTAAGGGATGCACTGGGAGAGGACATTACCcgtttccttataagaaagaaaaagacaggaaggggaagaggactaaaattttGTCTTGAGCAAAGTACATTCGATGACTTAGATTAACTTACTGAAAAACGAAAGCTCAATTGAACTCATTTCGTATTACCTATGTATTTGCAAGCATTTTCTTAAAGTGAATAAAGAGCCGACGGTACTACTTGGAAAAACTTCgtctaaatataaagaaaatctaGGTCATACGCCTTGGAGAAATCAAACTCAGTCTCTCATAACTTGAATGGCTTGTTAATAGGTACCGAATGTGTAAAACATGgtcaaaaagaaaaagtagtttctgcaaaataaaaaataaaactgaaacaaaatcctatcttattaaaattaattaaattataaatgaaaaaaatgttagtgtTAATTTTCACATTACAACTTTTCATTTTCCTAAGCCGTtcatagatggcgttagtaGTAACGTTAGAAGCACTTGAAAGCTTGTTTTAgaacagttttaataaatcacgCAAAATAAGACAGCAGTGCGTCCAACCGACAAGAAAACGTTGTTTTGAACTATTTGTGAGTCAATTTAGTTTAGCAACAACTTTACATCTATTTGAATATCTGCATAAATTTCGCGTTAATTGTTATGAGGTTATTTCGTTGTTTAAATCTCGGTTCGTTTTTTTCCTAAGTCGTCTAATAattaactacatttttttatatacactaatgttataaagaggagcgatttgattgtttgattGTTTTCATTGAATAGGTTCCGGAACTACTTGTTTCACTGTTGAAAAATTCGTTCACTATTAAAAAACTGCACTATCACTGATTGTAGATTTAAACAATCCCTCTTAGATGCTGCAATGAACTGCTAGTATCCCATTTCTTTCTACCCATGTGATAAGGTAAGAAAAGGAGGGAAAGTGATGAATAGGAAAATGGAATATCCATCAGGTGAACCGCTTACTCATTTGCCACCGTACCTATTCCATATAGAAACATCTTTAGTATAGCgtgaaatttttaaagcttACCTAAGTACCTAATGTGATTTTCATTGTGCAATGTAAATGTGTATACGTGGATTGTACGTTCGTATTTCGtctatgatttttattaaattataagatttaattaaaagtttcagACGCTAGTCGTttacgaataaaattatattattatttagtaaaatattttcaatttttaaatgacatattttagaaaCCGTTTAACATGCATGATGCCTGCCAAATGTAGGTAACACAAAAAGTAGGTACCTATAGCTAATTTCGTCCTAATTTTGTGCTTAAGCTCTATTCATGGAGATAGATCTGCTACGAATGGCTCCGAGCATGTGTAGTTTGGAGTTCGTCTGTTACATTAATGCGGCACTAGCACGGTGCTCGACACCGACGCAGCCGTGTGCACCTCGGCCTGAGTACGGTGTGGAGTTACGTAACGCGATGTTTTAGTCCTCTTGTGTTTACAGCGGTCggccggcggcggcgggcaaTTGTCGCTTGTCCCCACTGCGCATCGATCCGCTCCGCCCAGCGCTCGCTCCTCCCACCCGgacccgcgcccgccgcccgctcGCCACCGCGCGCCCTAGCTGCACCCCGCGCCCCGCGTCCCGGCGCCGGCCTTTGTCGCGCGCCGCCCGCGCGGTCACCTGTGTCGCACGTCCTCAGTCGCAAGGCGGCCGCGTCGCGCGCCACCCGCTTCGCACCGCGCGCTATATTATGACAGTGACGTGATGGAAGGCAAAGAGTTTGGTGCGGTCCCCGGCCTGCCCGCCGGTCTGGACTACTTCATGATGCCGCGCGTCAGCCAACCGGCGCCGCAGTTCGACTTCAGAAAGTTAGGAGCCAGCTTCAGCGGTCGCGAGGAGGAGCGTGAGGAGCCACGCTCGCCGGAGTACGCGCCGGAGCGCCGCGACCCGCCGCCCGCGCCCTGGCCGCTCGGCCTCGGCGTGCAGTTCGTCAACCCCGCCACCGGCAAGAAGAGAGTGCAGTGCAATGTCTGTCTCAAAACTTTCTGCGACAAGGGAGCTCTTAAAATTCATTTCTCGGCGGTGCATCTGCGTGAAATGCACAAATGTACAGTGGAGGGGTGCACCATGATGTTCAGTTCGCGCCGCTCGAGGAACAGGCATAGCGCCAACCCGAATCCCAAGTTGCACTCACCACACGTGAGGCGCAAGATATCGGCGCACGACGGCCGTTCCGCGCAACCGTTCCCGCTGTTGCCTGCGCTGGCGCGTCTACCACTGCCACCACCCTCGTTGCTGCCGCCCGAGCTGGCCGCTCGGCTACCGACCGCGCTCGCCGCCCCGCCGGGACCCACACCGCTGCCTCCTCGAGTACCTCTCGACGACCTTCGTAACTTCagtgaaatagaaaaaatgtatagGAAGATACCATCACCACAGGATGCCTCGCGTCATGTGTTCGACGTTCTTAAGCCTTCTCCACCTCGAGAGGATGAGTGTATTAAACAAAGTGAAAATATTGAACGCACCTCTAACGAAAAGCAAGAAGAGGAGACGCTTGATGTTAAGTCACCGGTGATGGGCAGGTTAAATTATGACGACGAACCCGAGGACTTGACTGTAAATAAAAGACGAGAAGAGACCGAGTCGATGGTGCAGTCGGAACCTAGCGGTCGAACCGAACCGACCGTCGGCGATGACAAATCGACCCTGGTTCCTAATAAACGAAAGAGAAAGAGCGGCAACCCCACGCGGTGTTCACAGAACACAGTAGAGTACAGTGTTTCCGACGAGGAATATAATAGTGATTTATTTAGAACCATCTCAACTCCCGGCTCGAGTCGGACAGAAGAAGAACCCCTATCGCTCAAGAAACAAAAGCCAGAAAAATGGGAGCCATTTCAGAACGGTGCGGAGGTTGTGGACGCGGAAACAGTGACGCGAGTGAAGGCCGAGAGCGAATCGGACGACGAGTCGAGTGCGCCGAGCGTTGTGCGCGAGGGGCTGCGGCTGCGCTCCGACCTGTATACGCCGAGCGACAGCGGTAGCGACCTGCTGGCGTTGGAGGAGCGTCTAGCGCGCCCGCGTTCGCCCTCGCCTCATAGCGACCTCGCCGACGATCGCACCGACTTCAATGATCTCGAAATACCGATCGACGATGAGAATCCAGACCGATGCACGGCTTGCGGCAAAATATTTCAGAATCACTTCACGCTGCGCATGCATTACAGGAACGACCACTTAAAATTGCTTCACCCCTGCGACGTTAACGGGTGCGATGCCGCTTTCCCTTCTCGAAGAAGTAGGGACAGGCACAGCTCTAACGCCGATTTGCACAGACGATTGCTATCGACTGGACCGCCGGACTCGCGGCAGCGAAGGTCCTCCTTCGAGGTCAACGCGGAACTCCTCAATAAATTGTACGCAGATATAAAAGGTCTCGCGTCGACGCTCGAGAGTCTCCGATACGGCGGCGACGAGTCCCCGCAGCTGCCGGCCTACGTTACGGAGACGATGAAGTTCTACAGTCGAAATTTAAGCGCATTACATGCGGGGTTCCTGCCGCAGTTGAGGGACCGAGGTTTTTTTCCCGGGCCGTTCCTGATGGGTAACGGGGCGCCGCAACCGGGCGGGCTGTACGCCCCCGCCGGCGCGCAGTCGGCGCGGGAGTCGATGTCACCTTTGTCGGCATCCTCGCCGCCGGTGCTCTCCCCTGGCCGACTCGACGCGGCGCACGCCAGGCCGCGGGACGACGCTAAGCTGCTTTTTCGGGAGACGACCGAGTCCTACAAGAAGATGACGTCGCTGTGCGAGCGGCAGGAGCAGCTGTACCAGCACCACGTGCCGGTGTCGTGACGCGGCCGCCCCCCGCGCCCTCCACGTCCCGCATGGTGATACCTCATTTCTCGAAGCAGTCGGCGCCTTATAGACTCtcgtatatttaattgttaataatattaattgtgtTAATTCTATTTAGTATttcgttttgtattttttcttgtgATATTTAGACAAATATATCGTAATCGGATCCCACGAACTGTAAGTTATAAGGGACGCCACCGCTCGGGTGTTTGTGAACCGAAGTGCAATACGgacatacaatattataaatttaactggAGTCGGCGCGGCGGCGATGTGCGACATGAGTCGCGTAGAGTATTCGTGTAATCGATGTTGAAAGTAAGCGTTATAACTGATCAGCTTCATTTATTGTTCTGACGCAATAAACTCATTGAGGAAAAAAcgtaacattgttttttatttacgacaaCGCGGACGCCTCGGTAAGTCGTGCCGAATTGTAACATAACCTAATTATAGCTAACAACATTAACTGCATGGGCTCGTGGGAGCTTGTTCAAGTGGAACGGCGCATCTGTCTTTTTTGCTCCGTTTGGTTAAAGTTTTACGCTACactgtttatatttaactaactaATATAACTATAGTTAACATTATACAGTTAGTTATTAGATCCAATACTTTGTCTACATTCATTCAAATACCTATGACATAAAACGAAACGAGGCGATAACCATCACTTAAAATCTTGATCAAAATAACTTCAGGTCAAAACCCCTCTGAATCTGAACCACTAGTTTGAAAaactaattacaaatattttatagagattaaatgaaagaaaatatctaattaaatagtacttttacataatacctgcacatatcagtgaagaaattcaaagatatatttgAAGACATCCAAGTCATCcagggccagcgtggttgactatggcctagtcacctctaacttagagtaggcaccgagcctctcagtgggaacgtatagtgagctgataatgattctagtaaaaaaaaaacttgagaggtgtgttgggacacccggatggaacgaagttcctttcaattaattagtgaaggaaccaatgtttattctatgcataaaaaacttaagtcttcacaagaagtacattttatttctatgaattttcgttatatattgtcacgtcgttgccatggtgatatagcaaaaagtgtcgtgacaacttttcgtaagaattttttccgtctagccccctttcacaacgcgcgataaggaacttcgttccaataaaaataaaaaaaagttgcatatatatatatctttgtgATAAGTCATAAAAGTTGTTTAAAATGACCTCATAATACTTATATGTTGACGATTTTTACACTATCAGTATCTATCAAGTCTATACAACATGCCGACGAATATTTATGTGATATTAAGATAGGTAGCAGCAATCAGTGGccgaaattaattaaaattattaatatacaatgacataattataaatattcacgtagcgttataaacaaaatgtttttatttgcattaaataaaacttcatcgacagagatttttattattattaacaaatgaatatttaaatatccaaataaaaatgtcacatctaactaatattataaatgcgaatgtttggatggatttttgt
Above is a window of Papilio machaon chromosome 20, ilPapMach1.1, whole genome shotgun sequence DNA encoding:
- the LOC106709991 gene encoding zinc finger protein basonuclin-2, which codes for MEGKEFGAVPGLPAGLDYFMMPRVSQPAPQFDFRKLGASFSGREEEREEPRSPEYAPERRDPPPAPWPLGLGVQFVNPATGKKRVQCNVCLKTFCDKGALKIHFSAVHLREMHKCTVEGCTMMFSSRRSRNRHSANPNPKLHSPHVRRKISAHDGRSAQPFPLLPALARLPLPPPSLLPPELAARLPTALAAPPGPTPLPPRVPLDDLRNFSEIEKMYRKIPSPQDASRHVFDVLKPSPPREDECIKQSENIERTSNEKQEEETLDVKSPVMGRLNYDDEPEDLTVNKRREETESMVQSEPSGRTEPTVGDDKSTLVPNKRKRKSGNPTRCSQNTVEYSVSDEEYNSDLFRTISTPGSSRTEEEPLSLKKQKPEKWEPFQNGAEVVDAETVTRVKAESESDDESSAPSVVREGLRLRSDLYTPSDSGSDLLALEERLARPRSPSPHSDLADDRTDFNDLEIPIDDENPDRCTACGKIFQNHFTLRMHYRNDHLKLLHPCDVNGCDAAFPSRRSRDRHSSNADLHRRLLSTGPPDSRQRRSSFEVNAELLNKLYADIKGLASTLESLRYGGDESPQLPAYVTETMKFYSRNLSALHAGFLPQLRDRGFFPGPFLMGNGAPQPGGLYAPAGAQSARESMSPLSASSPPVLSPGRLDAAHARPRDDAKLLFRETTESYKKMTSLCERQEQLYQHHVPVS